From a region of the Streptomyces sp. B21-083 genome:
- a CDS encoding sugar ABC transporter ATP-binding protein, with the protein MTEPSLRIRGLTKSFGGVRALDGVDLTVPMGQVHALLGHNGAGKSTLIKCLGGAFPPDAGTIEVGGRAYERLSPRESITAGVAIIFQTLSVVDALTVAENIFLGQEWTRYGRIDRRAQDEVAAGLLERVAATCSPRDRVGELPMGQRQLVEIAKALSRSASVLVLDEPTAALSAAESDALAERVEDLRAQGLAIVYVTHLLAEVERLADAVTVLRDGRVTHHAVGAGQRRRELVAAIAGRPPGPPAERRPLGTDSPGPDHRSTTDTTPRATNSPASPVARGVGSPDGVLELEGLCGPGFGPVTLTVGSGERVGLYGLIGSGRTRVLETLYGRRRASGGTVRVGDRTVRALRPGDALAAGIALVPADRRRQGLFPALSARDNALLPAVRPLARYGVRALGAERRVFDALAGAVGLRPVRPRLPAASFSGGNQQKLVLGRWINDSRDVRVLLLDEPTQGVDVGARQEIYQVVRSLAADRGTAVLFASSDPEEIVALADRCLVVAGGRVVGELSGTELTEEALLSAVHDASAGLVDFTDHSGSPDSPDATPAHQRSAPAEGAV; encoded by the coding sequence ATGACCGAGCCGAGTCTCCGGATCCGCGGACTGACCAAGTCCTTCGGCGGGGTCCGGGCCCTGGACGGCGTGGACCTGACCGTGCCGATGGGACAGGTCCACGCCTTGCTCGGCCACAACGGCGCCGGCAAGTCCACCCTCATCAAGTGCCTCGGCGGCGCGTTCCCGCCGGACGCGGGCACGATCGAGGTCGGCGGACGGGCGTACGAGCGGCTGAGCCCGCGCGAGTCGATCACCGCGGGTGTGGCGATCATCTTCCAGACGCTGAGCGTGGTCGACGCGCTCACCGTCGCCGAGAACATCTTCCTCGGCCAGGAGTGGACCCGGTACGGCCGGATCGACCGCCGCGCCCAGGACGAGGTCGCCGCCGGGCTCCTGGAACGGGTGGCGGCGACCTGCTCACCGCGCGACCGGGTCGGCGAACTCCCCATGGGGCAGCGCCAGTTGGTGGAGATCGCCAAGGCGCTCAGCCGCAGCGCGTCGGTCCTGGTCCTCGACGAGCCGACCGCCGCCCTGTCCGCCGCCGAGAGCGACGCCCTCGCGGAGCGGGTCGAGGATCTGCGCGCCCAGGGACTGGCCATCGTCTACGTCACCCATCTGCTGGCGGAGGTCGAACGGCTCGCGGACGCGGTCACCGTCCTGCGCGACGGCCGGGTCACCCATCACGCGGTGGGCGCCGGACAGCGCCGACGGGAACTGGTCGCCGCCATCGCCGGAAGGCCGCCCGGCCCGCCTGCCGAGCGTCGGCCGCTCGGCACCGATTCCCCCGGTCCCGATCACCGTTCCACCACAGACACCACACCCCGCGCCACCAACTCCCCCGCCTCTCCAGTGGCGCGGGGTGTGGGCTCCCCCGACGGAGTCCTGGAACTGGAGGGCCTGTGCGGCCCCGGCTTCGGACCCGTCACCCTCACCGTGGGCAGCGGTGAACGCGTCGGCCTGTACGGGCTCATCGGTTCCGGTCGTACGCGCGTCCTGGAGACGCTGTACGGCAGGCGCCGCGCGTCCGGCGGCACCGTGCGGGTCGGTGACCGTACCGTCAGGGCCCTCCGGCCCGGCGACGCGCTGGCCGCCGGCATCGCCCTCGTACCGGCGGACCGGCGCAGACAGGGACTGTTCCCGGCGCTGAGCGCCCGGGACAACGCGCTGCTTCCGGCGGTGCGCCCCCTTGCCCGGTACGGCGTACGGGCACTCGGCGCCGAGCGGCGGGTGTTCGACGCGCTGGCCGGGGCGGTGGGCCTGCGCCCGGTGCGGCCCCGGCTGCCCGCGGCCTCGTTCTCCGGCGGCAACCAGCAGAAACTGGTCCTCGGCCGGTGGATCAACGATTCCCGGGACGTCCGCGTGCTGCTCCTCGACGAGCCGACCCAGGGCGTCGACGTAGGGGCCCGGCAGGAGATCTACCAGGTCGTGCGCTCACTCGCCGCCGACCGGGGCACAGCCGTGCTGTTCGCGTCCAGTGACCCGGAGGAGATCGTCGCGCTCGCCGACCGCTGCCTCGTCGTCGCCGGCGGCCGGGTCGTGGGTGAACTGTCCGGAACCGAACTCACCGAGGAGGCCCTGCTGTCGGCCGTGCACGACGCCTCCGCCGGCCTCGTCGATTTCACCGACCACTCGGGCAGCCCGGACAGCCCGGACGCCACTCCCGCGCACCAGCGGTCCGCCCCCGCCGAAGGAGCAGTATGA
- a CDS encoding ABC transporter permease, whose amino-acid sequence MTTADSVLVRPRALAVGGLGTVRRHPLILVLAVMVLVFQVSTGSFLDPANLRGIATDAATLAIVAVPLALLVISGYLDLSVGSTLALGGLVAGRLAGQGQSPVVAVLGGLAAGAAVGAVNGVLCCYFGLSAFIVTLGMLTAVRGLAQQLFPLPLSGFGAGFAWLGGSRIAGIAAPVVIAAVVLVAGALFLALTPAGRHVFAIGVNREAAYLSGISIRRTPFALFVVTGVAAALAGAIKASVLDSAVGGTSGAGFELTVLTAVLLGGVALSGGSGSVLGVLLGVLFLGSLQNGLTLLDVPTFWQQMAQGTALVAGAALAHFAPRAAR is encoded by the coding sequence ATGACCACCGCCGACTCCGTCCTCGTGCGCCCGCGCGCCCTCGCCGTAGGCGGTCTCGGCACCGTGCGACGGCATCCACTGATCCTGGTGCTGGCCGTGATGGTGCTGGTGTTCCAGGTGTCCACGGGGAGTTTCCTCGACCCGGCCAATCTGCGCGGGATCGCCACCGACGCGGCGACCCTCGCCATCGTCGCCGTGCCGCTCGCGCTGCTGGTGATCAGCGGGTATCTCGATCTGTCCGTCGGTTCGACGCTCGCCCTCGGCGGACTGGTCGCCGGCCGGCTGGCCGGTCAGGGGCAGTCACCGGTCGTCGCCGTGCTGGGCGGCCTGGCCGCCGGGGCCGCGGTCGGTGCCGTGAACGGCGTGCTGTGCTGCTACTTCGGGCTGTCGGCGTTCATCGTGACGCTGGGCATGCTGACCGCCGTACGCGGGCTCGCGCAGCAGCTCTTCCCGTTGCCGCTCAGCGGGTTCGGCGCCGGGTTCGCGTGGCTCGGCGGGTCGCGGATCGCCGGGATCGCGGCGCCGGTCGTCATCGCGGCGGTCGTACTGGTCGCGGGCGCCCTGTTCCTGGCGCTCACGCCGGCCGGGCGGCACGTCTTCGCGATCGGCGTCAACCGGGAGGCCGCGTATCTGTCCGGCATCAGCATCCGGCGTACGCCTTTCGCGCTCTTCGTCGTCACCGGGGTGGCCGCCGCGCTCGCCGGGGCCATCAAGGCGTCCGTGCTGGACAGCGCGGTCGGCGGGACCTCGGGAGCCGGGTTCGAGCTGACCGTGCTGACCGCCGTACTGCTGGGCGGGGTCGCGCTGAGCGGTGGTTCGGGGTCGGTCCTCGGCGTGCTGCTGGGCGTGCTGTTCCTCGGCAGCCTGCAGAACGGCCTGACACTGCTCGACGTGCCCACCTTCTGGCAGCAGATGGCGCAGGGGACCGCTCTGGTGGCGGGCGCCGCGCTCGCCCACTTCGCGCCCCGGGCGGCCCGGTGA